GAAATATCAACCTGTGAGTTGGGTGTTATTTTTATTCGATCGGACAGAAGAGAAATCAGCAGTTCTTGTTTACCTCTTAACTCAATAGAAGTTGGCTTTTCAATCTGCCAATTGAAGCTCTTTTGCTTCAATTACTAAATTATCACTATGAATTTTAAAGGTAATATGTTAGAAAATAATCTTTACCTTTTCGGTAAAAGTTAAGTTTTGAAAAGTGAATTGGGGGAATAGATAATAAGTTATTGGTAGTCGTGCAGCGCCCGATCGCCGATCTGAGCTATTTCTCGAATTTCCTGACGCACGCTCATCAAGATCTTCCCCAGATAGTTCTGACCCGTGCGATCGCAACCGCAGCCCCAATAGTAATCAGTCGGCGAGTTTTCTACCAGTAATTCGTCTCCAGTTGCAATCAAAATCGATTGAATATCGGGATAGGTCAGAAACTTCTGGCGCACGGCGACGTGCATGACCTGGGTTTTGACTTGTTCCCAATCGGAACGAACTTGAAGAGTGCGATCGCGTCCTAGTGCGGCAGCTTGCTCTGGTGTTGCCGCAGCATGAATGATAGGAATAATGGCTTCATTAGCACTACCGACAAATTTTTGTGCTTGATAATAATGCTCTACTGTTGACCAGTAAGTACCCTGGATGTCGATCGAGTGGGGTGAAAAGTTAGAAAAACACCCGTAGGGTTCGCATACCTTGTAAAAGTAGATTGCCATTCGATTAAATCGTTTTTATTTTTAAATACTTTCTTTAATCGATTATTACAGTTTCTTTGCAGACACCAAATCTATTCAGCCCAATTCAGAGGGGCGGATATAGCGTTCCCATTGAAATGCGATACGTTTGTAGGGGCGCAATATTTGTAGTAGGGGCGCACAGCTGTGCGCCCTACCGATCTGCAATCAAAAACTGCTTTGAGATCGGCGTGATGGACACCAATACCAATAAAAAGGAAATGAGAGATGCGATCGCCAGCGTCTCTACAGCGTTCCTTTTGTTTGTTCTACAATTTGCTGGGCAGCATTTAACAAATACTCAAAATAAGTACGGGCGACGACAGACATTTGCTTGCCAGCAGGATAAACCATATACCAGTTGCGCTCAATGGGAAAATATTCCACATCCAGCACGGTTAATTCTGGATTAGCGGATTCTGGGATGATGGTGTGGCGCGAGAGGACGGAAAGACCCAAACCCCCTGCGATCGCCTGCTTGATTGCCTCGTTACTGCCTAATTCGAGCTTAACTTTCAGTTTAATCCCCTGCTCGTCAAAGAGCTTCTGTACCGCCGTGCGCGTTCCCGAACCTGGTTCGCGCAGGATAAACGGTTCTTCGCTTAATTGTTGCAAGGAAATATTTTTTTCCCCTGCCAGCGGATGATTGGCTGGCGCAAGCACGACTAAGGGGTTTTCTAAAAATGGCTGGAAACCGATATCGAGATGTTCTGGTAGCTGACTCATGATATACAAGTCGTCCAGATTCTCCTTCAGGCGATCGACAATCCCTGAATGATTCGTTACCTGTAAGGCGATATCAATCCCTGGGTAAAGCTGGCAAAATGGTCCTAACAGGCGCGGTACGAAGTATTTGGCAGTGGTAATGACCGCAAGTCGCAATCTCCCCTGCTTCAAACCTTTCAAATCTGCTACCGTCATCTCAAATTGAGCGAGTTTCTCAAAAATTTCCCGACAGGTAGCAAATAGTTCTCGTCCTGCCTCCGTGAGGTAGAGACGCTTACCCACTTGCTCGAATAGAGGTAGACCGACCGCCTTGGTTAGCTGCTTCACCTGCATGGAAACAGTCGGTTGGGTTAAAAATAACTCTTCTGCGGCACGGGTAAAGCTACCATTGCGCGCCGCAGCTTCAAACACCTTTAATTGGTGAAGCGTTGCTTGCTTCACTGCTATTCTCCTAGCAGATTGAATTATAGATATGTACCTATAATACCTATTAAAAACTATGGCTTTTATTTATAGTGAATATGAGTTACCATTCTTTACAACTGAAAGAGCGTAAGATGACTTCCAAGCAGCGTTGCACGTCGCTATGGGGTGTAGGGAATTGATTTACTCTTCTCCTGTGAATGGTCTAGCCCACCAGCCGCAGAATTTCACCGACATTTCATCAGCGCGTGCGATGCTTTTCCTTAGTTCTTATGACGAGCTGTCAATAGCAGCAATTACAGATCGCGAGGGATGATTTCTTCTTCTTTAAGTGGCACGGGCAAATTAGCTAAATCTGGTAATTGTACGAGTTCTTTTTCCTTTTCCTTCTCCTTGATGGCGAGTGGTAGTTGTAAAGGTTGCTGTTGCTCGATCCAGCAGCTTGCCAGTGGTAAGGTCTGTTCTAAATCGTCCAAGGGTCTAGGAATCACCATCACGGCGTTGAGTTCGCCAATCCGTTCTGCCTCGTACATTCCTGCTTCTACAGCGACGGCAACATTAGATACGCTACCGCGAATGATGACGGTACACAACCCAGCTCCAATGCGTTCGTAGGAAGCAAGTTGCACGTCGGCAGCTTTGAGCATGGCATCGGCTGCACCTACCATTGCAGGAAATCCCCGTGTTTCTAGCAGTCCGACAGCTTGATGACTGAGGCGGCTGTAACCTCTTGCGGTCAATTGTTGCAAGCGCAGACCAATTGGTAATACAGCTTCTAGATTCGGCAAAGGGCGAGGTATGACTAATGAGGAAACTAATTCGCCAAAGCTTTCAGCCGTTGCCGCACCTTCCCTCACGGCGAGGCGAACATCGGCAGTACGACCGCGCACGATCGCCGTACAGTGCCCACCGCCAATTTTCTCGTATCCTACTAGGGTGACTTCAGCAGTCTTGAGCATCATGTCTGCCGTCCCGACAATTGCGGGAAAGCTGCGGGTAGATACCAAGCCTAAAGCCATTTCCTGAAAGTTTTGTACCCGATGTTCTTGCCCAGAAGTGGCGAACCCTTGATTCTGTGTCTGCATGGTAGATCTAACCGATTTTAGATTCTAGATTTTAGATTTTAAATGAGGATTTGTCGGTGCGTACCGCGACAACGCAAGTCAGAATAATTCTAAAATCGTCAGTCTGGGCATTTTCCGGCTTCATCCTATTTACAGATAAAGTTAATCCCATCCAAATTCCAAATCTAAAATTGCCTTGACTTAGGTTCCTTGAGATGGAGGAGTATCTGGTGGTGGTTGGTTCAATGATTGACTATGGGGAAACAACGTTGCCATCAACCGCGTGATGGAAGCTTTACCATAAACAATGCGATCGCCACTCGGTTGAGTTGGTTCTAGTTGACTTTGTGCCGATCCAGCCATCTGACCGTTAGACTCAGGTGTTGCTCCAAGTGTTGCCGATGTTGGTGGCGATGGCTGAGTTGCATCAGTTGGCGGTGTCGGTGCTGCTTCAACCTCAACAGTAGAATCTACCGTTAAGTGACGGCTGGTATCTCCTAGCAAAGAACCTGGAGGAATCACTTGTTTGGGAGCGACAGAACAATTAAAAACTGTCGTTGCCGCACCGACGCAAGCATTTGCTCCGATTGTAGCTTTACCTACCACTAAAACCCCAGCTCCGAGATTAACTCCCGTCTCGATCTCTACATTTCCGTCATGGGCGTGCAGCACGACTCCCATGCCAATACATACTCCTGCTGCAATAATAATTTTACTGTTTGGGTCGGCATGGAAAACTACCCCAGGAGCGATCGCTGCCGTGCGATCGATTATCACCTCGCCACTGATATGCGAATTAAAGTTACCAATTGGGTGTAGTGGCGATAAAGACATCTAGATTAAATCCTTTGAACGGGAGTCGGGAGTCGGGAAGCGGGTGGAGGGCGAGGTTTCCTCGCCATCGGAACCGCGTAGTCGGGAGTCGGAGAAGAGGAGGAAGACAAGGTGATGGAGATAGTGAGGGAATGAGTTATGTTGTTATTTCCCCTTGTCCTCTTGTCCTCTTGCCCTTCCTTAGCCCCTAGCCCCCCTTCTTTTTCCCTACTCCCTACTCCCTACTCCCTCATCTTATGGACGTTGGATAATCGTTTCCAGCACCCGTCGTTTTTGTTTAGAGTCAATCCCGACCAACCGGACGTATTCACCAGGGTGGTTAGCCAGACAAGTTTCCAGCGCGTTCACTACCTCTGACTCATTTCTGGTAGTAATCGGACTACAACTCTGCCAAGAACCAGTGCGGAAACGGCGTTGGTCTACGTGTTCCGAGCCAATTGTATGCCCAGCTGCCAATAGGTGGCGTACTTGGTCTACAATATCGCCCCCCAGCTTAGAACTCGTTACCCTACCCGAATTGGAACTACTGCCATTACCATATGAAGGAGCAGAGGCGTAGTTAGAATGACCTGCTGAATGACCTGCTGAGTGAGAAATCACTGGTCCGTCGGGACGCTGAATAATGGTTTCTAGTACCCGCTGTCTCCGTCTGGGGTCAACGCCGATCAAGCGCACGTACTCCCCTGAAAACTCAGCGAGGCTGGCTTCCACGGCTGAAATAACCTGAGATACCTGGTTAGAGTTAATTGTGCCGCAGCTAGCCCAAGAACCGGTACGGAAGCGGCGTTGGTCTACGTGTTCTGTCCCAACTTGATAGCCTTGTGCCAGCAAACCACGAATTTGCTCTACGGTCTCGGAATCGAGTTTGGAGCTGCCTGTCGAGCCTCCGCCATAGCTGCCACTGCTAGCCGCACTACTGCGGTAGCTGCTACTAGCTGGTGGTACGGTAACTCTCGCCGCGCCGTTACTTTGGATTAAGGCTTGTCCGTTAGGTCTTTGAATAATTGTTTCTAATACTCGTTGCCTGCGTCTGGGGTCAATCCCAAACAACCGGACGTATTCGCCTTCATGTTCTGCCAAACAAGATTCTAAAGCTGCGATCGCCTCTGACTCCGAGCGAGGTTCGAGTGGCGTGCAACTCTTCCACGTCCCAGTGCGGAAACGGCGCTGGTCTACGTGTTCTGTCCCGATTTTGTATCCTTGCGACAATAGGTGTCGCACTTGCTCCACTGCTTCTGTATTCAATCTTCTACCCATGATTCCACTAGCACTCCCATTAACGCCTTTATCCCCATCCGCTTGAGGTTGTGACAACTCGTCGCGAATGGGGGTGATGCAAGCCTTATCGTCAGCACAAAGATAACCCGATCGCAGCGCGTTATTGACCCCAATGACGTGACGCGCAAACTCTCGATCTACTTGTTGCACGTCGGGTAAGCGATCGGCTTGCTGTTGGTTGGTAATCGTCGCTCCCGAAGGTACGTACTTCCCAGCCGGGATTTCTACATCTTGGATCAGAACGTGCATCATGACAATGCAACCATTACCAATTCTGGCGTTGAATACGGTGGAACGAAAGCCGATGAAGCAATCGTCTCCTACGTATGCCGGTCCGTGAATCAACGCCATATGAGTAATGGAAGTATTTTTCCCGACCCATACCGAATATTGTTTGCCATCGTCCCCGATCACGCGACCTTGTTCCAGTCCGTGAATCACTACCCCATCCTGCACGTTCGTGCCTGCACCGATATGAAAAGGAGTGCCTTCATCGGCGCGAATTGAAGTTCCTGGCGCGATTAGGACGTTAGAACTGATATGGACGTTCCCAATCACGTTGGAAAAGGAATGTACGTATGCAGTTTCGTCAATCTGTGGCTCTGCCAAATTTTTTGACCAGGGGGTAGGCGGGGCAGCATAGCTGCGGGCTACCATACGTTAAAATCCTCTGAAATATCCTGTTGCTATGAATTGATTTTGCCGCGATCGCCTAAGGAAAGCTCGATCGGTCTTGCTCTCTTTTGCTGTACAGGTTGCGATTGTCTACGCTGACAGTATCGATAATTCCTACTACCAATGCATCTAGGGGACGCGATTGATTGCCGTCGATCTGACGGGCAGCACTGCCGCGACTAACTAAAACCCACTCATCTACACCAGCACCTATCCAATCGGCTGCTACCTCATATTTAGGTAGCAGGCGACCGTCAGCATCGATAAATTGCAACAACAGTAGCTTGGCTCCTCGCAAACTTGGTTCTTTGTGGGTACTGACAACCGTACCCCGAACTTGAGCGATTTGCATTCAGGGTTACGGTCTGTTGTAAGGACGGATACCGCTGACGCTCTCGCGGAACTGTTCTACAGCTTCTGTATAACGAATCGGCAGCACGTATTCTAGGTTTTCGTGAGGACGAGCGATGATGTGGGTAGACAAGACCTGTCCGCCATTCACGCGCTTGACGGAATCTATACCAGCGGATACCGAAGCTTGCACTTCCGAAACATCGCCTCGTACGATCACCGTGACTCGACCGCTACCGATCTTTTCATAGCCCACCAGAGTGACGCGAGCTGCTTT
This window of the Chroococcidiopsis thermalis PCC 7203 genome carries:
- a CDS encoding LysR family transcriptional regulator; the protein is MKQATLHQLKVFEAAARNGSFTRAAEELFLTQPTVSMQVKQLTKAVGLPLFEQVGKRLYLTEAGRELFATCREIFEKLAQFEMTVADLKGLKQGRLRLAVITTAKYFVPRLLGPFCQLYPGIDIALQVTNHSGIVDRLKENLDDLYIMSQLPEHLDIGFQPFLENPLVVLAPANHPLAGEKNISLQQLSEEPFILREPGSGTRTAVQKLFDEQGIKLKVKLELGSNEAIKQAIAGGLGLSVLSRHTIIPESANPELTVLDVEYFPIERNWYMVYPAGKQMSVVARTYFEYLLNAAQQIVEQTKGTL
- a CDS encoding ribulose bisphosphate carboxylase small subunit, which gives rise to MVARSYAAPPTPWSKNLAEPQIDETAYVHSFSNVIGNVHISSNVLIAPGTSIRADEGTPFHIGAGTNVQDGVVIHGLEQGRVIGDDGKQYSVWVGKNTSITHMALIHGPAYVGDDCFIGFRSTVFNARIGNGCIVMMHVLIQDVEIPAGKYVPSGATITNQQQADRLPDVQQVDREFARHVIGVNNALRSGYLCADDKACITPIRDELSQPQADGDKGVNGSASGIMGRRLNTEAVEQVRHLLSQGYKIGTEHVDQRRFRTGTWKSCTPLEPRSESEAIAALESCLAEHEGEYVRLFGIDPRRRQRVLETIIQRPNGQALIQSNGAARVTVPPASSSYRSSAASSGSYGGGSTGSSKLDSETVEQIRGLLAQGYQVGTEHVDQRRFRTGSWASCGTINSNQVSQVISAVEASLAEFSGEYVRLIGVDPRRRQRVLETIIQRPDGPVISHSAGHSAGHSNYASAPSYGNGSSSNSGRVTSSKLGGDIVDQVRHLLAAGHTIGSEHVDQRRFRTGSWQSCSPITTRNESEVVNALETCLANHPGEYVRLVGIDSKQKRRVLETIIQRP
- a CDS encoding carbon dioxide-concentrating mechanism protein CcmK, producing MAIAVGMIETLGFPAVVEAADAMVKAARVTLVGYEKIGSGRVTVIVRGDVSEVQASVSAGIDSVKRVNGGQVLSTHIIARPHENLEYVLPIRYTEAVEQFRESVSGIRPYNRP
- a CDS encoding hexapeptide repeat-containing transferase, with the protein product MSLSPLHPIGNFNSHISGEVIIDRTAAIAPGVVFHADPNSKIIIAAGVCIGMGVVLHAHDGNVEIETGVNLGAGVLVVGKATIGANACVGAATTVFNCSVAPKQVIPPGSLLGDTSRHLTVDSTVEVEAAPTPPTDATQPSPPTSATLGATPESNGQMAGSAQSQLEPTQPSGDRIVYGKASITRLMATLFPHSQSLNQPPPDTPPSQGT
- a CDS encoding NADAR family protein — its product is MAIYFYKVCEPYGCFSNFSPHSIDIQGTYWSTVEHYYQAQKFVGSANEAIIPIIHAAATPEQAAALGRDRTLQVRSDWEQVKTQVMHVAVRQKFLTYPDIQSILIATGDELLVENSPTDYYWGCGCDRTGQNYLGKILMSVRQEIREIAQIGDRALHDYQ
- a CDS encoding EutN/CcmL family microcompartment protein: MQIAQVRGTVVSTHKEPSLRGAKLLLLQFIDADGRLLPKYEVAADWIGAGVDEWVLVSRGSAARQIDGNQSRPLDALVVGIIDTVSVDNRNLYSKREQDRSSFP
- a CDS encoding carbon dioxide-concentrating mechanism protein, whose protein sequence is MQTQNQGFATSGQEHRVQNFQEMALGLVSTRSFPAIVGTADMMLKTAEVTLVGYEKIGGGHCTAIVRGRTADVRLAVREGAATAESFGELVSSLVIPRPLPNLEAVLPIGLRLQQLTARGYSRLSHQAVGLLETRGFPAMVGAADAMLKAADVQLASYERIGAGLCTVIIRGSVSNVAVAVEAGMYEAERIGELNAVMVIPRPLDDLEQTLPLASCWIEQQQPLQLPLAIKEKEKEKELVQLPDLANLPVPLKEEEIIPRDL